From a region of the Corallococcus coralloides DSM 2259 genome:
- a CDS encoding ABC transporter permease: MKSGRAIVLLGLYSMFSALVLLVVGFVTRDLQAQLNEKLAGSGGDSEFATQAAEQMHRGVLGFLANNDAAMMEALAQVPIVVLIVFKISLFFLPAYIALMGFDQVSGEVGPRSMRYLTVRARRSSVLLGKFLSQATLLVGLVLIIDLAIFIYARIINDDFAFGVLVLNLLKFWSATVVFSLAYVALTTLCSSLFRVPAVSLVFNFILLFIFWLMDSVGRAVSDENVLRFLRYLSPSYYSGNLLHPKLAEFAMSGAAYAAFAAIFLFGAYGVLRARDL, encoded by the coding sequence ATGAAGAGCGGCCGGGCCATCGTGCTGCTCGGGCTCTACAGCATGTTCTCCGCGCTGGTGCTGCTCGTGGTGGGCTTCGTCACCCGGGACCTGCAAGCCCAGCTGAACGAGAAGCTCGCCGGCTCCGGTGGGGACTCGGAGTTCGCCACGCAGGCCGCGGAGCAGATGCACCGCGGGGTCCTGGGCTTCCTCGCCAACAATGACGCCGCGATGATGGAGGCCCTGGCGCAGGTGCCCATCGTGGTGCTCATCGTCTTCAAGATAAGCCTCTTCTTCCTCCCCGCCTACATCGCCCTGATGGGCTTCGACCAGGTGAGCGGAGAGGTGGGGCCGCGCTCCATGCGCTACCTCACGGTGCGTGCGCGCCGCTCCTCGGTGCTCCTGGGCAAGTTCCTCTCCCAGGCCACGCTGCTGGTGGGGCTGGTGCTGATCATCGACCTGGCCATCTTCATCTACGCGCGCATCATCAACGACGACTTCGCCTTCGGGGTGCTGGTGCTCAACCTCCTGAAGTTCTGGAGCGCCACCGTCGTCTTCTCGCTGGCCTACGTCGCCCTCACCACCCTGTGCTCCAGCCTCTTCCGCGTCCCCGCGGTGAGCCTCGTCTTCAACTTCATCCTGCTCTTCATCTTCTGGCTGATGGACTCCGTGGGACGCGCCGTGAGCGATGAGAACGTGCTGCGCTTCCTGCGCTACCTGTCCCCGTCGTACTACTCGGGCAACCTGCTGCACCCGAAGCTCGCCGAGTTCGCCATGAGCGGCGCGGCCTACGCGGCCTTCGCCGCCATCTTCCTCTTCGGCGCCTACGGCGTCCTGCGCGCGAGGGACCTGTGA
- a CDS encoding penicillin-binding transpeptidase domain-containing protein, whose product MTMRRLLAALPLFPLTLLLGASAPGPDANTAPSPAAPSDAQALAQSVSALGTDAGPVGARALVEKVEAEQRAQAAALDAGAAESVAQAPDSGTAGEAVAETPPEDSRPVDARALAEALAAKDAAALEPGMVPPMPVPSREKAPPFGKLQGLPRAQDLVARAKLEGNKLVVKGGKSAPDQVLTIDPGLQASLTKIMQNYQVPYGAAVVLEPSTGRVLAMAEHSEAKPELRGLPIRAVYPAASIFKIVTGSALLEAGVSPDTESCFHGGKRRLNERQLEDTERDGACYSLALAMGKSANVIFAKLTSKHLTADSLKRMAARLRFNREIPFAQPLDVSLAYIPEDGFALANTGAGFGDVYLSPLHGALLASVAANEGRWVDPVLVEPEPFMPLPEPEPVLTPTAAHELTRMLEETVTHGTARGVFRERGFQVKDAVGKTGTLADREPFRDYSWFVGFAPKDNPRVAVAALIVNDPKWRIRGSYLGREALRLALERIPAPVEVTAPAGAAGKH is encoded by the coding sequence ATGACGATGCGCCGCCTCCTCGCCGCCCTGCCGCTGTTCCCCCTCACGCTGCTCCTGGGCGCCTCCGCGCCCGGGCCGGACGCGAACACCGCGCCGTCACCCGCCGCCCCGTCGGATGCCCAGGCCCTGGCGCAGTCGGTGAGCGCCCTGGGAACGGACGCGGGGCCCGTGGGCGCCCGCGCGCTGGTGGAGAAGGTGGAGGCCGAGCAGCGCGCCCAGGCCGCTGCTTTGGACGCGGGGGCCGCCGAGAGCGTCGCGCAGGCTCCGGACTCCGGGACTGCCGGTGAAGCCGTGGCGGAGACTCCACCCGAGGACTCGCGCCCGGTGGATGCCCGCGCGCTGGCGGAGGCGCTGGCCGCGAAGGACGCCGCCGCGCTGGAGCCCGGGATGGTGCCGCCGATGCCGGTTCCCTCGCGGGAGAAGGCGCCGCCGTTCGGCAAGCTCCAGGGCCTGCCGCGCGCGCAGGACCTGGTGGCCCGCGCGAAGCTGGAGGGTAACAAGCTGGTGGTGAAGGGCGGCAAGAGCGCGCCGGATCAGGTGCTCACCATCGACCCCGGCCTCCAGGCGTCGCTCACGAAGATCATGCAGAACTACCAGGTGCCCTACGGCGCCGCGGTGGTGCTGGAGCCCTCCACCGGCCGCGTCCTCGCGATGGCGGAGCACTCGGAGGCGAAGCCGGAATTGCGCGGGCTGCCCATCCGCGCGGTGTACCCGGCCGCGAGCATCTTCAAGATCGTCACCGGCAGCGCGCTCCTGGAGGCCGGCGTGTCGCCCGACACCGAGTCCTGCTTCCACGGCGGCAAGCGCCGCCTGAACGAGCGGCAGCTGGAGGACACCGAGCGCGACGGCGCCTGCTATTCGCTGGCGCTGGCCATGGGCAAGAGCGCCAACGTCATCTTCGCCAAGCTGACCAGCAAGCACCTGACCGCGGACTCCCTCAAGCGCATGGCGGCGCGCCTGCGCTTCAACCGTGAGATCCCCTTCGCCCAACCGCTGGACGTGTCGCTCGCGTACATCCCGGAGGACGGCTTCGCGCTCGCCAACACCGGCGCGGGCTTCGGTGACGTGTACCTGTCCCCGCTGCACGGCGCGCTGCTGGCGTCCGTGGCCGCCAACGAGGGCCGCTGGGTGGACCCCGTGCTGGTGGAGCCGGAGCCCTTCATGCCCCTGCCAGAGCCGGAGCCCGTGCTCACGCCCACCGCCGCGCACGAGCTCACGCGGATGCTGGAGGAGACCGTCACCCACGGCACCGCGCGCGGCGTCTTCCGCGAGCGCGGCTTCCAGGTGAAGGACGCCGTGGGCAAGACGGGCACGCTCGCGGACCGCGAGCCCTTCCGCGACTACTCGTGGTTCGTGGGCTTCGCGCCCAAGGACAACCCGCGCGTGGCCGTGGCCGCCCTCATCGTGAATGATCCGAAGTGGCGCATCCGCGGCTCCTACCTCGGCCGCGAGGCCCTGCGTCTGGCGCTGGAGCGCATCCCGGCGCCGGTGGAAGTGACGGCCCCCGCGGGCGCCGCCGGCAAGCACTGA
- a CDS encoding sulfurtransferase TusA family protein, with amino-acid sequence MEAGVRVDTSGALCPVPILEIAKAMRRLAPGTLVELVSTDRGLEADLPAWCDATGNELVRMERRGAHYVGWVRKAG; translated from the coding sequence ATGGAAGCCGGTGTGCGCGTGGATACGTCCGGGGCCCTCTGCCCGGTGCCCATCCTGGAGATTGCCAAGGCGATGCGCCGCCTTGCGCCCGGGACGCTGGTGGAGCTCGTCTCCACCGACCGGGGGCTGGAGGCGGACCTGCCCGCGTGGTGCGACGCGACGGGCAACGAGCTCGTCCGCATGGAGCGCCGGGGCGCCCACTATGTGGGCTGGGTCCGCAAGGCGGGGTGA
- a CDS encoding DsbA family protein: protein MKPNVIVALLVGLVLGFVGGRAATGSKPSTGTTPPAAQAANKPARAVDPTVFKVPVDGAPTKGSVNALVTIVEFSDYECPFCSRAHNTVEQLQKDYGNKLRVVMRQNPLSFHPHARPAALAALAAGEQGKYWDMHNLLFANNKKLDGESLEGYAKQIGLDVAKWKADMADERLGATIDKDQALAQQMGASGTPAFFINGRFLSGAQPIDNFKALIDEELAKAEGLVKSGVAPSQVYARTIEKGVERAPAKAAQQQAEPPAAAKKIEIPADSPSFGPATAKVTIVEWSDFECPFCSRAVPTLNKIKETYGKDVRVVFRHQPLPMHSHAKIAAVASMAAHEQGKFWEMHDKLFANQRALERGDLEKYAQELGLDMNKFKAALESSKISAKVDADSAAGSAVGANGTPAFFINGRFLSGAQPFEAFKPLIDQEIAKADKALAAGTKAEDLYAKLNQDNVNAAPAAPAAPAEPAVQKVEVGNAPVRGPKNAPVTIVAWSDFECPFCSRAVPTIEQVEKAYKGKVKFAFKHQPLPFHQNAKLAAVASMAANEQGKFWEMHDKLFANQRALDRASLEKYAQEIGLNVNKFKTDLDSGKYDKQIEADMADGSAKGANGTPTFFINGRTLVGAQPFDAFKKVIDEELKKAGVAMAAEAK from the coding sequence ATGAAGCCCAATGTCATCGTGGCCTTGCTGGTCGGCCTGGTGCTCGGGTTCGTTGGCGGCCGTGCCGCCACCGGCTCGAAGCCCAGCACCGGCACTACGCCCCCCGCCGCGCAGGCGGCCAACAAGCCCGCGCGCGCCGTGGACCCCACCGTCTTCAAGGTGCCCGTCGACGGCGCCCCGACGAAGGGCAGCGTCAACGCGCTCGTCACCATCGTGGAGTTCTCCGACTACGAGTGCCCGTTCTGCAGCCGCGCGCACAACACCGTCGAGCAGCTCCAGAAGGACTACGGCAACAAGCTGCGCGTCGTGATGCGCCAGAACCCGCTGTCCTTCCACCCGCACGCGCGTCCCGCGGCGCTCGCGGCGCTCGCGGCCGGTGAGCAGGGCAAGTACTGGGACATGCACAACCTGCTCTTCGCCAACAACAAGAAGCTGGATGGGGAGAGCCTGGAGGGCTACGCCAAGCAGATTGGCCTGGACGTGGCGAAGTGGAAGGCGGACATGGCGGATGAGCGCCTGGGCGCCACCATCGACAAGGATCAGGCCCTGGCCCAGCAGATGGGCGCCAGCGGCACGCCGGCCTTCTTCATCAACGGCCGCTTCCTCTCCGGCGCGCAGCCCATCGACAACTTCAAGGCCCTCATCGACGAGGAGCTCGCCAAGGCCGAGGGCCTGGTGAAGAGCGGCGTCGCGCCGTCGCAGGTGTACGCGCGCACCATCGAGAAGGGCGTCGAGCGCGCCCCGGCCAAGGCCGCCCAGCAGCAGGCGGAGCCCCCCGCCGCCGCGAAGAAGATTGAGATCCCCGCGGACTCCCCCTCCTTCGGCCCGGCCACCGCGAAGGTGACCATCGTCGAGTGGTCGGACTTCGAGTGCCCGTTCTGCAGCCGCGCCGTGCCGACGCTCAACAAGATCAAGGAGACCTACGGCAAGGACGTGCGCGTGGTGTTCCGCCACCAGCCGCTGCCCATGCACTCGCACGCGAAGATCGCGGCCGTCGCCTCCATGGCCGCCCACGAGCAGGGCAAGTTCTGGGAGATGCACGACAAGCTCTTCGCCAACCAGCGCGCCCTGGAGCGCGGTGACCTGGAGAAGTACGCCCAGGAGCTGGGCCTGGACATGAACAAGTTCAAGGCCGCCCTGGAGTCGAGCAAGATCTCCGCGAAGGTGGACGCGGACTCCGCCGCGGGCAGCGCGGTGGGCGCCAACGGCACCCCGGCCTTCTTCATCAACGGCCGCTTCCTCTCCGGCGCGCAGCCCTTCGAGGCCTTCAAGCCCCTCATCGACCAGGAGATCGCCAAGGCCGACAAGGCGCTCGCCGCCGGCACCAAGGCGGAGGACCTCTACGCCAAGCTGAACCAGGACAACGTGAACGCCGCTCCGGCCGCCCCCGCGGCGCCCGCCGAGCCGGCCGTGCAGAAGGTGGAAGTGGGCAACGCCCCGGTGCGCGGCCCGAAGAACGCGCCCGTCACCATCGTCGCCTGGTCCGACTTCGAGTGCCCCTTCTGCAGCCGCGCCGTGCCGACCATCGAGCAGGTGGAGAAGGCCTACAAGGGCAAGGTCAAGTTCGCCTTCAAGCACCAGCCCCTGCCCTTCCACCAGAACGCGAAGCTCGCCGCCGTGGCCTCCATGGCCGCGAACGAGCAGGGCAAGTTCTGGGAGATGCACGACAAGCTCTTCGCCAACCAGCGCGCCCTGGACCGCGCCAGCCTGGAGAAGTACGCCCAGGAAATCGGCCTGAACGTGAACAAGTTCAAGACGGACCTGGACTCGGGCAAGTACGACAAGCAGATCGAGGCGGACATGGCGGACGGCTCCGCCAAGGGCGCCAACGGCACCCCGACGTTCTTCATCAACGGCCGCACGCTGGTCGGTGCGCAGCCCTTCGATGCCTTCAAGAAGGTCATCGACGAGGAGCTGAAGAAGGCCGGCGTGGCGATGGCGGCGGAAGCGAAGTAG
- a CDS encoding ABC transporter ATP-binding protein, with product MSDLAIQLNNVSKRFGPKVAVNAVSLQVRQGDVFGLIGPNGAGKTTTFSMMCGYLYPSEGSLQVMGVSPTAPGALKGRVGALPQDAVLPPGWEVGALLMYWARLSDLPQPEHEARGALEKVGLMEAWKVQTQALSHGMAKRAAMAQALMGRPPLVLLDEPTAGLDPRIAAQVRQVIKDMKGTQTVVVSSHNLQELEELCDAAAILDKGSLAQAGTMSELTGQGAEFRVQIARGDVIIPEITSLPGVTDARMEGTDVLRVRFDGQAHKAEEVISHTVGHLLQHQVLILGVSRGRRLEDRVLQLL from the coding sequence GTGAGCGACCTGGCCATCCAGCTGAACAACGTCTCCAAGCGCTTCGGCCCCAAGGTCGCCGTCAACGCGGTGAGCCTCCAGGTGCGGCAGGGTGACGTCTTCGGGCTCATCGGCCCCAACGGCGCCGGTAAGACGACCACCTTCTCCATGATGTGCGGCTACCTCTACCCGTCCGAGGGCTCGCTCCAGGTGATGGGCGTGTCCCCCACCGCGCCCGGCGCCCTCAAGGGCCGCGTGGGCGCGCTGCCCCAGGACGCGGTGCTGCCCCCTGGCTGGGAGGTGGGCGCGCTGCTCATGTACTGGGCCCGCCTGTCGGACCTGCCCCAGCCCGAGCACGAGGCCCGCGGCGCCCTGGAGAAGGTGGGCCTGATGGAGGCCTGGAAGGTCCAGACGCAGGCGCTCAGCCACGGCATGGCCAAGCGCGCCGCCATGGCCCAGGCCCTGATGGGCCGCCCGCCGCTCGTCCTCCTGGACGAGCCCACCGCCGGCCTGGATCCGCGTATCGCCGCGCAGGTGCGTCAGGTCATCAAGGACATGAAGGGCACGCAGACGGTGGTCGTCTCCAGCCACAACCTCCAGGAGCTGGAGGAGCTGTGCGACGCCGCCGCCATCCTCGACAAGGGCTCGCTCGCCCAGGCCGGCACCATGTCGGAGCTCACCGGCCAGGGCGCCGAGTTCCGCGTCCAGATTGCCCGGGGCGACGTCATCATCCCCGAAATCACCTCCCTGCCCGGCGTCACCGACGCACGCATGGAGGGAACGGACGTGCTGCGCGTGCGCTTCGACGGCCAGGCCCACAAGGCCGAGGAGGTCATCAGCCACACCGTTGGCCACCTCCTCCAGCACCAGGTGCTCATCCTCGGCGTCAGCCGCGGCCGCCGCCTGGAGGACCGCGTCCTTCAGCTGCTGTAG